CAGAAGCGCAATTTCTACGTGCACTACCCGGACCTGTCGCTGTGCACGGACAACGGCGCGATGATCGCGCTGGCCGGCGCGCTGCGCCTGCAACGCTGGCCCGAACAGGCCGGCAACGACTACGCGTTCACGGTGAAGCCACGCTGGGATCTGACGTCGCTCGCGCACTGAGCCACTTTCGCAAAACGATAAAAAAGCCGCTTTAAGAGCGGCTTTTTTGCTTCGATTCTCCCGCAACGAAACCGTGCGGACAGGCGAAGAACGTATCAGGCAAGGCGCTTGTCCCGCTCGATCACCGCATAGGCGCTGTGATTGTGAATCGACTCGAAGTTCTCGGCTTCGAGCGCATACGCGACGATGCGCTCGTCGGCATTCAGACGCTGGGCGACATCGCGCACAAGGTCTTCGACGAACTTCGGATTTTCATACGCGCGCTCGGTGACGAACTTCTCGTCCGGACGCTTGAGCAGACCCCACAGTTCGCACGACGCTTCTTCCTCGGCGATAAGGATCAACTCTTCGACAGCGACGTCGCCGTTCAGCTCGGCGTTGATCGTCACGTGCGAGCGCTGGTTGTGCGCGCCGTACTGCGAAATCTTCTTCGAGCACGGGCACAGGCTCGTGACCGGCACCAGCACCTTCAGGAACAGCCGCGTCGCGCCATTGCGGGTCTCGCCCGTGAGCGTGACTTCATAGTCGAGCAGGCTCTGCACGCCTGACACCGGCGCGGTCTTGTTCACGAAGTACGGGAACGACACTTCGATGCGGCCCGCCTCGGCCTCGAGCTTTTCGAGCATCGCCGCGAGCATCGTGCGGAACGTGGCCGGCTCGAGCGGCGCCTTGTTCTCTTCGAGCAGCGCGACGAAACGCGACATATGCGTGCCCTTCTGCTCGGCCGGCAGATGCACGTCGAGATTCCACGTGCCGACCGTCGGCTGCACCTCGCCACCCTGCGTGCGAACCGTCAACGGATGACGCACGCCCTTCACGCCGACCCGCTGGATCGGAATCTGGCGCGTGTCGGGTGTGCTTTGCACGTCGGGCATCACGAAGGCGGGATTCATCTGATTCATTCTTTTGTCCTTTCAGGAAAGCGCCGGGCCGCGCCGAGGTTTCGTTGCGTCGGGAGACTGTCGCGCAGCGACTTCGGAACGCCCGGCGGCCGTGCGGATCAGCACGCGCAACGGCGAACGCCGGCTCCCGCCGGCGTTGGGTGACGGGCAGCAACGCCCGTCGGTTCAAACTGGAGATTGCAGAAACCGCCGTCGCATGACGGCGGCGAGACAGGCGACAGCGCCTTACGCGACGCGCTTCACCGACGACTGACCGCCGACCGCGCCGCTCGTGAGGAAGCGTTCGCGGATCGACCGGGCGATGCCTGCGGCGTCGAGACCGCACGCGGCGAGCAGCTTGGCCGGGTCCCCGTGATCGATGAACCGGTCGGGGAGGCCCAATTGTAGTACGGGGCGCATAACCCCACTCGCGAGCAGGGCTTCGACGCAGGCCGAACCCGCGCCGCCCATGATGCTGCCTTCCTCGACGGTGACGATTGCATCGTGCGTCTCGGCCAGCTTGCGCACGAGCTCGGTGTCGAGCGGCTTCACGAAGCGCATGTTCGCGACGGTGGCATCGAGTTGCTCGGCCGCTGCGAGCGACGGCGCGACCATCGTGCCGAACGCGAGAATCGCGATACGCTTGCCGGCCGGCGCCGAGGTCTCGCGACGCACTTCGCCCTTGCCGAGCGGCAACGCGCTCATCTGCTTGACGGTGGCGACACCGGTACCCGCGCCGCGCGGATAGCGCACCGCGGTCGGATGCGACTGCTGCAACGCGGTGTACAGCATTTGCCGGCACTCGTTTTCATCCGACGGCGCCATCACGGTCATGTTCGGGATACAACGCATGAACGCGAGGTCGTATGCGCCCGCGTGCGTCGCACCGTCCGCGCCGACGAGACCCGCGCGATCGATTGCGAACACCACCGGCAGGTTTTGCAGCGCGACGTCGTGAATCAGCTGGTCGTACGCGCGTTGCAGGAAGGTCGAATAGATCGCGACGACCGGCTTCATGCCGTCCGCGGCGAGACCGCCCGCGAACGTCACCGCGTGCTGCTCGGCGATGCCGACGTCGAAGTAACGATCCGGGAAGCGCTTTTCGAACTCGACCATGCCCGAGCCTTCGCGCATCGCCGGCGTAATGCCGACCACGCGCGAGTCGAGTTCGGCCGCATCGCACAGCCATTCGCCGAACACCTGCGTGTAGGTCTTCTTCGACGGCGTCGCGGCCGGCTTGATGCCCTCGGCCGGGTTGAACTTGCCCGGGCCGTGGTACAGGACCGGATCGGCCTCGGCCAGCTTGTAGCCCTGGCCTTTCTTCGTGACGACGTGCAGGAATTGCGGACCACGCAGTTCCTTGATGTTTTGCAGCGTCGGGATCAGCGAATCGAGATCGTGACCGTCGATTGGCCCGATGTAGTTGAAGCCGAACTCCTCGAACAGCGTGGCCGGCACGATCATGCCCTTCGCGTGCTCTTCGAGCTTGCGCGCGAGATCGAGCACCGGCGGCGCAACGCGCAACACGCGTTCGACGCCCGCGCGCGCGGCCGCATAGAAGCGCCCCGACATCAGACGCGCGAGATGGCGATTCAGCGCGCCGACCGGCGGCGAGATCGACATGTCGTTGTCGTTGAGGATCACGAGCAGCGGCACGTCGTCTTCGACGCCGGCGTTGTTCATTGCCTCGAAGGCCATGCCGGCCGTCATCGCGCCATCGCCGATCACGGCGATACCCATGCGGTTGTCGCCCTGTAGCTTGCTCGCGACCGCCATGCCGAGCGCGGCCGAAATCGACGTGCTCGAGTGCGCGGTGCCGAAGGTGTCGTATTCCGATTCGTCGCGTTTCGGGAAGCCGGAGATGCCGCCCAACTGACGCAGCGTGTGCATCTGGTCGCGACGACCGGTCAGGATCTTGTGCGGATAGGTCTGATGGCCGACGTCCCAGACGATCCGGTCGTGCGGCGTATCGAACACGTAATGCAGCGCGATGGTCAACTCGACCGTGCCGAGGTTGGACGAGAGATGGCCGCCCGTCTGCGATACGCTGTCGAGCACAAAGGCGCGCAACTCGTCGGCAAGCGGTTGCAATTGGCGGCGATCGAGGCGGCGCAAGGCTGCCGGGTCGTCGATGGTTTTCAGCAAGTCGTACATCGTCGTTCCATTGTAGGAAAACTTACGCGCCCGCACTTCATTCATGCACCCTGAGGACGGAGGGTAC
The genomic region above belongs to Paraburkholderia sp. HP33-1 and contains:
- the dxs gene encoding 1-deoxy-D-xylulose-5-phosphate synthase yields the protein MYDLLKTIDDPAALRRLDRRQLQPLADELRAFVLDSVSQTGGHLSSNLGTVELTIALHYVFDTPHDRIVWDVGHQTYPHKILTGRRDQMHTLRQLGGISGFPKRDESEYDTFGTAHSSTSISAALGMAVASKLQGDNRMGIAVIGDGAMTAGMAFEAMNNAGVEDDVPLLVILNDNDMSISPPVGALNRHLARLMSGRFYAAARAGVERVLRVAPPVLDLARKLEEHAKGMIVPATLFEEFGFNYIGPIDGHDLDSLIPTLQNIKELRGPQFLHVVTKKGQGYKLAEADPVLYHGPGKFNPAEGIKPAATPSKKTYTQVFGEWLCDAAELDSRVVGITPAMREGSGMVEFEKRFPDRYFDVGIAEQHAVTFAGGLAADGMKPVVAIYSTFLQRAYDQLIHDVALQNLPVVFAIDRAGLVGADGATHAGAYDLAFMRCIPNMTVMAPSDENECRQMLYTALQQSHPTAVRYPRGAGTGVATVKQMSALPLGKGEVRRETSAPAGKRIAILAFGTMVAPSLAAAEQLDATVANMRFVKPLDTELVRKLAETHDAIVTVEEGSIMGGAGSACVEALLASGVMRPVLQLGLPDRFIDHGDPAKLLAACGLDAAGIARSIRERFLTSGAVGGQSSVKRVA
- the folE2 gene encoding GTP cyclohydrolase FolE2, with the translated sequence MNQMNPAFVMPDVQSTPDTRQIPIQRVGVKGVRHPLTVRTQGGEVQPTVGTWNLDVHLPAEQKGTHMSRFVALLEENKAPLEPATFRTMLAAMLEKLEAEAGRIEVSFPYFVNKTAPVSGVQSLLDYEVTLTGETRNGATRLFLKVLVPVTSLCPCSKKISQYGAHNQRSHVTINAELNGDVAVEELILIAEEEASCELWGLLKRPDEKFVTERAYENPKFVEDLVRDVAQRLNADERIVAYALEAENFESIHNHSAYAVIERDKRLA